The following are encoded together in the Oceanispirochaeta sp. genome:
- a CDS encoding 4Fe-4S binding protein, producing the protein MSTEPITRKLMLYFPECETEKPIVYHLVKDYDLIINIFRARVTPEEEGYLVLDVTGTEEHILQGTEFIRSLGIRIDAVNKGLAWDENKCAQCGSCVPHCPTNALSIPDRNTMEIVFNTEECIECLSCIKVCPFAAVSSLF; encoded by the coding sequence ATGAGTACCGAGCCCATCACCAGAAAGCTCATGCTTTATTTTCCCGAGTGCGAAACCGAAAAACCCATCGTCTATCATCTGGTGAAAGATTATGATCTGATCATCAATATATTCCGGGCCAGAGTCACCCCGGAAGAGGAGGGCTATCTGGTTCTGGATGTCACAGGAACAGAAGAGCACATCCTCCAGGGCACCGAGTTTATCCGTTCTCTGGGCATCAGGATTGATGCTGTCAACAAGGGTCTGGCATGGGATGAAAACAAGTGTGCCCAGTGCGGCAGTTGTGTACCCCATTGCCCGACCAATGCCCTGTCCATTCCCGACCGGAACACCATGGAGATCGTCTTTAATACGGAAGAGTGCATAGAGTGCCTGAGCTGCATCAAGGTCTGCCCCTTTGCTGCGGTTTCATCCCTGTTTTAG
- a CDS encoding homocysteine biosynthesis protein yields MKNIEQINDKISSGKAVVLTAEEVIDYVDKKGLDQAAREVDVVTTATFGPMCSSGCFLNFGHSKPKMRMTEAWLDDVSTYAGVAAVDLFLGATQLQANDPANRDYPGDFRFGGGHVMEKLVAGEEVQLFALSYGTDEYPLKELRTTFTINDLNQCIMVNPRNCYQNYNVAVNTSDRPIHTYLGYLKPQMKNCGYSSAGQLSPLLNDPFYRTIGVGTRVWLAGAQGHVYSEGTQHSPTCERGHLGVPSEGAGTLALTGDMKKMLPEFVRGVSLKGYGVSLSVGVGIPIPILDEQMLLQTTVRDRDIMAQVIDYSTDYPERTGRVLGSVSYEELKSGSIMLDGKKIEAGGLSSYSKARKIAGILQEEIRSGQFLLTRPIAPLPLEQSMKPLKEASS; encoded by the coding sequence ATGAAAAACATTGAACAAATCAACGATAAGATCTCTTCCGGCAAAGCCGTGGTACTCACGGCGGAAGAAGTCATAGACTATGTAGACAAAAAAGGATTGGACCAGGCTGCCAGAGAGGTGGATGTGGTCACAACCGCGACCTTCGGCCCTATGTGTTCCTCCGGCTGTTTTCTCAATTTCGGTCACAGCAAACCCAAGATGCGGATGACCGAAGCCTGGCTGGACGATGTCAGCACCTATGCGGGTGTGGCTGCGGTGGATCTTTTTCTGGGGGCTACACAGCTCCAGGCCAATGATCCGGCCAACAGGGATTATCCGGGAGATTTCCGCTTCGGCGGCGGCCATGTTATGGAAAAGCTGGTGGCAGGTGAGGAAGTACAACTCTTTGCCCTGTCTTACGGTACGGATGAATATCCTCTAAAAGAGCTGCGCACAACATTTACCATTAATGATCTAAACCAGTGCATCATGGTGAATCCCCGCAACTGTTATCAGAATTACAATGTGGCGGTCAACACCTCAGACAGACCCATACATACCTATCTGGGATACCTGAAACCCCAGATGAAAAACTGCGGCTACTCCTCTGCCGGGCAGCTGTCACCCCTGCTGAATGATCCCTTCTACAGGACCATCGGTGTGGGTACCCGGGTTTGGCTGGCGGGAGCCCAGGGTCATGTTTATTCCGAGGGAACCCAGCACTCTCCCACATGTGAGAGGGGACATCTGGGAGTGCCTTCAGAAGGGGCCGGAACCCTGGCTCTGACGGGGGATATGAAAAAAATGCTTCCCGAGTTCGTGAGGGGAGTCAGTTTGAAGGGGTATGGCGTCTCCCTCTCCGTGGGGGTCGGGATTCCGATTCCCATCCTGGATGAACAGATGCTTCTGCAGACCACTGTGAGAGACCGGGATATCATGGCTCAGGTTATCGATTATTCCACCGATTATCCCGAACGGACCGGCCGGGTTCTGGGCAGTGTGAGCTATGAAGAGCTCAAGTCGGGCAGCATTATGCTGGATGGAAAGAAAATTGAGGCAGGAGGATTATCCTCCTACAGCAAGGCCAGGAAAATAGCCGGAATTCTGCAGGAGGAAATCAGAAGCGGTCAATTCCTTCTGACCCGGCCCATTGCCCCCCTCCCGCTCGAACAGTCTATGAAGCCCTTGAAGGAGGCCTCATCATGA